From Loxodonta africana isolate mLoxAfr1 chromosome 2, mLoxAfr1.hap2, whole genome shotgun sequence, the proteins below share one genomic window:
- the LOC100660428 gene encoding olfactory receptor 2T3-like has protein sequence MCSVNQTSSTDFILVGLFVSTKHAVLLYSLSFILFLMALTGNALLILLIHRESCLHTPMYFFISQLSHMDLMYICVTIPKMLMDQVMGDNTISPLGCGVQMFFYLTLAGAEVFLLAAMAYDRYAAICRPLHYPLLMNQRVCWILVTGCWFLGIVDGLLLTPITMSFPFCHSRKIMNFFCEAPALLKLSCSSIFLYKTLMYLCCVLMLLIPVSIISTSYGFILHLIHRMNSVEGRRKALTTCSSHMVVVLLFFGASFYTYMLPRSYHTAEQDMIVSAFYTIITPVLNPLIYSLRNKDVTEALRSMMPLGMRVRKVGNVKT, from the coding sequence ATGTGCTCAGTAAATCAAACTTCAAGCACTGATTTCATCCTGGTGGGGCTCTTTGTTTCAACAAAGCATGCAGTCCTCCTCTACAGTCTGTCCTTCATCTTGTTCCTGATGGCCCTAACTGGAAATGCCCTTCTCATCCTCCTAATCCACAGGGAGTCCTGCCTTCACACCCCCATGTATTTCTTCATTAGCCAACTCTCTCACATGGACCTCATGTACATATGTGTGACCATCCCCAAGATGCTCATGGACCAGGTTATGGGAGATAATACAATTTCCCCCTTAGGTTGTGGGGTTCAGATGTTCTTCTATCTGACCCTCGCTGGAGCTGAGGTTTTCCTCCTggctgccatggcctatgaccgataTGCTGCCATTTGCAGACCTCTCCATTACCCGCTGCTCATGAACCAGAGAGTCTGCTGGATCCTTGTGACTGGCTGCTGGTTCCTGGGAATAGTTGATGGTTTGTTGCTTACCCCTATTACCATGAGTTTCCCCTTTTGTCACTCTAGAAAAATTATGAACTTCTTCTGTGAAGCTCCAGCCCTGCTGAAGCTCTCCTGCTCTAGTATTTTCCTATACAAGACACTCATGTATTTGTGCTGTGTCCTTATGCTCCTCATCCCTGTCTCCATCATCTCCACCTCATATGGGTTCATCCTACACCTCATCCACAGGATGAATTCAGTTGAGGGCCGCAGGAAGGCCCTCACCACCTGCTCCTCTCACATGGTGGTggtgctgctcttttttggtgcCTCCTTCTACACCTACATGCTCCCCAGATCCTACCACACAGCTGAGCAGGACATGATCGTGTCTGCTTTTTACACCATCATCACCCCTGTGCTGAACCCCCTCATTTACAGCCTCCGGAACAAAGATGTCACAGAGGCTCTGAGAAGCATGATGCCATTAGGGATGAGAGTGAGAAAAGTTGGAAATGTGAAAACCTAA